Part of the Desulfonatronovibrio magnus genome is shown below.
ACCTTTTGGACAGCTTATTTAGAGCTTCTTCACCCGGCTTGGATGTTTCAAGCACTCTTTGCACTTCCACATATGCAAACTTTTCTGCTGCCGCAGCATTACAAAACAGAAGCAGCATGGCTGATAAAATAATGATTGTTTTTCTCATCTGTTAATACTCCTCGTACATTGAGAATTTAGTGTCTTATTCTTTAATCCCTGCCATCAATAACATGAAAACCAGATGTTCTGCGTTTTCCACCTTCAGCCTTCAGCCTCCAGCCTTCAGCCTTCAGTCTTCAGTTTTCACCCTAAAAAATATGCCCCATACTGAACTCAACCTTACTTTCTCTTTTGCCATAAAGTCTGTCCAGACCGTAACCATACTCAACCCTTAAAGGCCCTAATGGTGAATACCAGCGTATTCCAGCCCCAATGCTTTTATAAAGATCAAAGTCTACTTTCTCACCTTTATCCCAGACTTCACCTGCATCAAAGAAAGTCACTCCCATGAGCCCCAGTTCTTCGTTAAGTGGGAAGATGATTTCAAAGTTGGTAAAAAAGTGTTTATCTCCGCCTTTTACCTCATTGTCTTCATATCTTGGAGCAATCTTTCTGGCAGAATAACCACGCACACTATTGATTCCACCAAGGGCAAAGAGTTCAAAGTTTGGTATGTCCTCACTGGTATTTTTCATAATATAGCCAGCCTGAGCCCTCCAGTGAAATACAGTCCGCCAGAAAAGAGGACGGTAATAATCTGTTCTGTAGACATATTTGATAAAATTATCATCTCCACCAATAATACCGCCTGCATATTCAGCAGAAAGTGTGTTGATCGTACCTCTGGTTGGGTTGATGCGCCGGTCAGTAGTATCCCGTGTGGCTGCGACATAAGCAGCACTGGACCAGTTATCGCCTTCAAGATCAACTATATCCCGGTGTGCTCTGCTGGACAGGTTACTGATAGTATACTTGTCTAACCGGTAATGCCAGAACAATGTTGTATATTCTCCAAGGGGGTATGAAAAACGCAACCTGCCGCCCCTGGTCTCCTTGTCATAAGTAAAAAATTCATCATCAATCCAGTATAGATTTGTTCCCAGCCCAAGGTTGCTGTCCCTGAAGTAAGGATTCCAGAACCCGAGATCAAAGCTGGTCGTCCTTCTGCCAAATGACCCTGAAAAACTTAAGTCATAGGCCTTTCCAAAAAGGTTGCGCTGCTGAATCATGCCTGTGAAAAAAATACGGTCATAGGATGAGTAGCCGGCACCGGCGGAGAGAATGCCGGTTGGCTGCTCCTGGACCCTGACCACAAGATCAATTTCATCCGGGCTGGCAGTCTGCACTGGTTCAATCTCTACTGATTCAAAAAAGTCTAACCGATTCAGCCTTTCATTGGAACGGCGCAAATGCGTTCCGCTGAATAGATCTCCGTCTGAAAGCCGCATTTCTCTGCGGATAACGTTGTCTCTTGTTCTGTGGTTGCCTTCTATGCTGACTCTGCGAATATATATCTTGCGATTTTTTTCCAAATAATATGTAACATTGACCAGCCTGTTTTCCCGATCAATATCCATCTCCACATCAGCGTCAGCAAACGCATAGCCGAAGTCAGTATAAAAATCAGCAAGACTGTTCATGTCTTCACGCATGATGGAGCGGTTGAAATAATCTTCACTCGCTGAAAGATCATCCATTTGAATAACCTCAAACAGCTCATCAATGCTGACCAGGAGGTCTCCTGCAAAGTGGACTTCACCTGTTCTGTATCTGGGGCCTTCTTCCACAAAAAAAGTAAGGTATATGCCGTCTTCCTGAAAATCAACTTGAGGTTGTCCAACCCTGGCATCAATAAAGCCCTGGTTGGCATAGTGAGCTTCAATGGCAGCCGCATCTCGGTCTAACAACTCTTCGCGCAATACGCCGCGTCCGGTTAGCCATGAAAACGGGCCGCGCCTCTTGGTGGCCATTTCTTTGCGCAATTCACGCTGACTGATATTTTCTGCGCCCAGTATTTCGATGCCCTGAATAAACAGGCGGTTACCTTCGTCAATACGAATATTGAGGTTGGCTCTTCGATCATCAACAGAAGCTACAACATAATCCACGCTGGCGTTGTAATAGCCCTTACCTCGATAAAGCTCCCTGATCCTGGCCAGGTCCTGACTGATTATCCCCGGATTTACCACAGACCCTGTTCTTGTAGTCAGAGCTTCCCGCACATCCTTTTCTCTAATTTTTTCTGCACCCTGAATATTAATATTTTGAATAAGAGGTTTTTCTTCCACGATAATCATCAGTTCTTTGCCTTGAGGAGTATCATTGACCTCAAATCGGACATCATCGAAATATCCAAGCTCAAAGATCCTTCTCAGCTCGTCATTAAGGATTGCGGGATCAAAAATATCTCCTTCCTGCACCCTGAGCCGGATCAATATAACATCCGGATCAAGTGTCCTGACGCCCTGAACATCAATGGAGGCTATGCGATCCTCCCTGATCAGCTCCTGCTGGATCCGATCAGCCAGATCCTCCACAGCAGGCAGGATATTGATCACCCCCTGCTTGACAATATAAAATGGTACTGTCTCCTTTTCGCCAAACCCGTCAACAAGTCGCGCATCTAAGCTGATAAACTCATCCACCAGGCTGAAGCTCCCATAGACAGCATATCTGCTTTCCACGGTTAGAGCCAGCCTTGCTGAAGACTGAATATCAAGATGTCTGATTTCATCTCTGGCAATGATACTTGTAAGACGCTCAAAATCAGCTGTATTAATTCCCCGATCAGACAAAGCATTCATAAGCATGGTGGGAAGCCCGGTATCAAGGTAGTCAAAATCAGACGGAGCATTGATTTCAAAAGGGAGAACTGCGACACTGTCAGAAGCTGAGGATTTGCCTGGAAGAATCAGCACGAATGCTGTAAAAATAAAAAGACTGATTACGCCTGTAGCCAATGCATGTAAGTTTTTTTTATAAAGCATTTAGTTTACCTGCTTTAAGTTCGTAGTTGAGGTTCATGCTTGAAGCAAGCTCTAAGTTGTGAGTCACAACCACCAAGGTCATATCAAGTTCCTGATTGAGTTTAAGAAGCAGACTTCCAATCTCCTGTCCCTTGTTCTGATCAAGATTTCCTGTTGGTTCATCTGCAAGAAGCACCCTGGGCTTAGTCATGACAGCCCTGGCAATAGCTGCGCGCTGGCTCTCACCCCCGGATAAAGTAGTGACGTTATGATGGATTCTATCCTTCAAACCTACCTGCTCCAGAGCATTTTCCGCCAATCCAGCGGCCTGCTTCTTATCCATTCCACTCAGCATAACTGGCATGGCTACGTTTTCAATAGTAGTGAACTCCGGAAGCAGGTGATGGAACTGAAAAATAAAACTTATATGTTCCCTTCTCAGTGCAGCCTTCTGCTCCGGTGAAGCTATTGTGAGATCCACGTCACCAAAAAACACCTTGCCTGAAGTAACGTTGTCCAGAGCACCGAGGATGTGCAGCAAAGTACTTTTACCTGACCCTGAAGCACCAAGTATGGCAATAGAGTCTCCGGAATCTATGGTCAAGTCCACATTC
Proteins encoded:
- the bamA gene encoding outer membrane protein assembly factor BamA, which codes for MLYKKNLHALATGVISLFIFTAFVLILPGKSSASDSVAVLPFEINAPSDFDYLDTGLPTMLMNALSDRGINTADFERLTSIIARDEIRHLDIQSSARLALTVESRYAVYGSFSLVDEFISLDARLVDGFGEKETVPFYIVKQGVINILPAVEDLADRIQQELIREDRIASIDVQGVRTLDPDVILIRLRVQEGDIFDPAILNDELRRIFELGYFDDVRFEVNDTPQGKELMIIVEEKPLIQNINIQGAEKIREKDVREALTTRTGSVVNPGIISQDLARIRELYRGKGYYNASVDYVVASVDDRRANLNIRIDEGNRLFIQGIEILGAENISQRELRKEMATKRRGPFSWLTGRGVLREELLDRDAAAIEAHYANQGFIDARVGQPQVDFQEDGIYLTFFVEEGPRYRTGEVHFAGDLLVSIDELFEVIQMDDLSASEDYFNRSIMREDMNSLADFYTDFGYAFADADVEMDIDRENRLVNVTYYLEKNRKIYIRRVSIEGNHRTRDNVIRREMRLSDGDLFSGTHLRRSNERLNRLDFFESVEIEPVQTASPDEIDLVVRVQEQPTGILSAGAGYSSYDRIFFTGMIQQRNLFGKAYDLSFSGSFGRRTTSFDLGFWNPYFRDSNLGLGTNLYWIDDEFFTYDKETRGGRLRFSYPLGEYTTLFWHYRLDKYTISNLSSRAHRDIVDLEGDNWSSAAYVAATRDTTDRRINPTRGTINTLSAEYAGGIIGGDDNFIKYVYRTDYYRPLFWRTVFHWRAQAGYIMKNTSEDIPNFELFALGGINSVRGYSARKIAPRYEDNEVKGGDKHFFTNFEIIFPLNEELGLMGVTFFDAGEVWDKGEKVDFDLYKSIGAGIRWYSPLGPLRVEYGYGLDRLYGKRESKVEFSMGHIF
- a CDS encoding ABC transporter ATP-binding protein gives rise to the protein MTDAERIILSTHAYKLDNVCKTFIQASESIDVLKNVDLTIDSGDSIAILGASGSGKSTLLHILGALDNVTSGKVFFGDVDLTIASPEQKAALRREHISFIFQFHHLLPEFTTIENVAMPVMLSGMDKKQAAGLAENALEQVGLKDRIHHNVTTLSGGESQRAAIARAVMTKPRVLLADEPTGNLDQNKGQEIGSLLLKLNQELDMTLVVVTHNLELASSMNLNYELKAGKLNAL